A region from the Pseudomonas promysalinigenes genome encodes:
- a CDS encoding antibiotic biosynthesis monooxygenase gives MSTPPVTLMVSRRAAHGRYQDLLAWLHEGEQLATDFPGYLGSGILAPPRDSDEFQIIFRFSDEPTLCAWEHSASRKAWLVRGNGLFERPRERRVTGLDDWFGTSSVQKPPRWKQAVAIWLAFFPVSLLFNALFGQWLAAFDLLPRIMLSTLALTPVMVYCFIPLSTRLLANWLHATPSTGSALRSR, from the coding sequence ATGTCTACCCCACCCGTCACGCTGATGGTTTCACGCCGCGCCGCCCATGGCCGTTACCAGGACCTGCTGGCCTGGCTGCATGAAGGCGAGCAACTGGCCACGGACTTCCCCGGCTACCTTGGCTCAGGCATCCTCGCCCCGCCCCGCGACAGCGATGAATTCCAGATCATTTTCCGTTTCAGTGACGAGCCTACACTGTGCGCCTGGGAGCATTCGGCTTCGCGCAAAGCATGGCTGGTGCGGGGCAATGGCTTGTTCGAACGCCCCAGGGAGAGGCGCGTGACGGGCCTGGACGACTGGTTTGGCACCAGCTCGGTGCAAAAGCCGCCGCGCTGGAAGCAGGCGGTGGCCATCTGGTTGGCGTTCTTCCCCGTCTCGTTGCTATTCAATGCGCTGTTCGGGCAATGGCTGGCGGCGTTCGATCTGCTGCCCAGAATCATGCTCAGCACCCTGGCCCTGACGCCGGTGATGGTCTATTGCTTCATACCCTTGTCCACCCGCCTGTTGGCCAACTGGCTGCATGCCACGCCATCAACCGGCTCGGCATTGCGCAGCCGCTGA
- a CDS encoding CidA/LrgA family protein, translating to MKPTLFKKPVRLLAEVAVLLGLFLFGGQLAAWLGWPIPGGVMGLGLLLLLFACGVLKPATLQLGAGWLMAEMLLFFIPALMSLLDYGSLVRSEGWRILLVIAVSTLMVMVVTALTVELVCRWRLRHEP from the coding sequence ATGAAACCCACACTGTTCAAAAAGCCCGTGCGCCTGCTTGCCGAAGTTGCGGTGCTGCTGGGCTTGTTTCTGTTCGGTGGCCAGTTGGCCGCCTGGCTGGGCTGGCCGATTCCGGGTGGCGTGATGGGGCTGGGCCTGCTGCTGCTATTGTTCGCCTGCGGTGTGCTCAAGCCCGCCACCTTGCAGCTTGGCGCTGGTTGGCTGATGGCCGAAATGCTGCTGTTCTTTATCCCGGCGCTAATGAGCCTGCTCGATTATGGCAGCCTGGTGCGCAGTGAGGGCTGGCGCATCCTGCTGGTCATTGCCGTGAGTACTTTGATGGTCATGGTGGTGACCGCTTTGACCGTGGAGCTGGTCTGCCGCTGGAGGCTGCGCCATGAGCCTTGA
- a CDS encoding HopJ type III effector protein has translation MTDLNTLRSSLASGQHLFADTLAFIASNYSYQPQAFNNGGVENAAGQNEGSCKTLGLALLEGLSDEQALLAFGEHYRDVLATPEGSDHGNIRALIKHGLAGVKFAAQPLKRNV, from the coding sequence GTGACTGATCTGAACACCCTGCGCAGCAGCCTGGCCAGCGGCCAACACCTTTTCGCAGATACCCTGGCGTTCATCGCCAGCAACTACAGCTACCAGCCCCAGGCATTCAACAACGGTGGCGTGGAAAATGCCGCAGGGCAGAACGAAGGGTCGTGCAAAACCTTGGGCCTGGCTCTGCTGGAAGGGCTGAGCGACGAGCAGGCACTGCTGGCCTTCGGCGAACATTATCGCGATGTGCTGGCCACCCCTGAAGGCAGCGACCATGGCAATATTCGGGCGTTGATCAAACACGGGCTGGCGGGCGTGAAGTTCGCCGCTCAACCGCTCAAGCGCAACGTTTGA
- a CDS encoding DUF1244 domain-containing protein — MTEQQQLELEAAAFRRLVEHLQKRTDVQNIDLMNLSGFCRNCLSKWYKAAADERQIDITLDDAREAVYGMPYAEWKAQYQKEASAEQQAAFEQGKTS, encoded by the coding sequence ATGACTGAACAACAGCAACTCGAACTCGAAGCCGCCGCATTCCGGCGCCTGGTCGAACACCTGCAAAAACGCACTGATGTGCAGAATATCGACCTGATGAACCTCTCTGGCTTCTGCCGCAACTGCCTGTCCAAGTGGTACAAGGCCGCCGCCGACGAGCGCCAGATCGACATCACCCTGGATGACGCCCGCGAAGCGGTGTACGGCATGCCCTACGCCGAGTGGAAAGCCCAATACCAGAAAGAAGCCAGCGCCGAGCAGCAAGCGGCGTTCGAACAAGGAAAAACCTCGTGA
- a CDS encoding SDR family oxidoreductase, whose translation MNEPVSLQERVVIVTGAGGGLGRAHALLFAARGARVVVNDLGGSAQGEGANASAADQVVAQIRAAGGTAVANHDSVTEGARIVEQALDCFGRVDVLVNNAGILRDKAFHKMDDSDWEQVYKVHVEGAYKITRAAWPHLREQNWGRVIFTASTSGIYGNFGQANYAMAKLGLYGLTRTLAIEGHKHAIRVNAIAPTGGTRMTEGLIPPELFERLRPELISPLVVYLGSEQCQDSGQLFEVGGGWVGKVRWERSLGVGFDPEQGFTPEQVAQQWAQIGDFTGAVHPQDNLQSLQQMMANLQK comes from the coding sequence ATGAATGAGCCGGTGAGCCTGCAAGAGCGTGTAGTGATCGTGACCGGCGCCGGCGGTGGCCTGGGCCGTGCCCACGCCTTACTGTTTGCCGCGCGTGGCGCCCGGGTGGTGGTGAACGACCTGGGCGGCTCTGCCCAGGGGGAGGGCGCCAACGCTTCTGCGGCCGACCAGGTGGTGGCGCAAATCCGCGCAGCCGGCGGCACGGCGGTGGCCAATCATGATTCGGTAACCGAGGGAGCGCGTATCGTCGAGCAGGCGCTGGACTGTTTCGGCCGGGTCGATGTGCTGGTGAACAACGCAGGCATCCTGCGGGACAAAGCCTTTCACAAGATGGACGACAGTGATTGGGAGCAGGTGTACAAGGTCCACGTCGAAGGTGCCTACAAGATCACCCGGGCTGCCTGGCCGCATCTGCGCGAGCAGAACTGGGGGCGGGTGATCTTTACCGCATCGACTTCGGGGATCTACGGCAACTTCGGCCAGGCCAACTACGCCATGGCCAAGCTGGGGCTTTATGGGCTGACGCGCACCCTGGCCATCGAGGGGCACAAGCACGCAATACGGGTCAATGCCATTGCGCCGACTGGCGGCACCCGCATGACCGAGGGGTTGATACCCCCTGAGCTGTTCGAGCGCCTCAGGCCTGAATTGATCAGCCCTTTGGTGGTGTATCTGGGCAGCGAGCAGTGCCAGGACAGCGGGCAATTGTTCGAAGTGGGCGGCGGCTGGGTAGGTAAAGTGCGCTGGGAGCGTAGCCTGGGCGTCGGCTTTGACCCTGAGCAGGGTTTCACCCCAGAGCAGGTCGCGCAGCAGTGGGCGCAGATTGGTGATTTCACCGGCGCCGTGCACCCGCAAGACAACTTGCAGTCGTT
- the folM gene encoding dihydromonapterin reductase, translating into MNSPILVTGASQRVGLALALELAQAGHTVVSASRSVQPQPAHPNIVQFQADLCLKADRDALIDHLQRNYDGLRAIIHNASLWLDDDLDNLQTMYRLHVEAPYHLNLALGELLNKVEKADIIHICDETSSRGSKGHIGYAATKAALQNMVLSFAEKYAPKVHVNGILPGLLILKEGGDEAYRQQTLKKALLEFEPGAGPLIETVKYLLASQYSTGSQVVINGGRHLKNRMI; encoded by the coding sequence ATGAATAGCCCCATTCTCGTTACCGGAGCCAGCCAGCGCGTCGGGCTGGCCCTGGCCCTCGAACTGGCCCAGGCCGGCCATACGGTAGTCAGTGCCAGCCGCAGCGTACAGCCCCAGCCTGCGCACCCGAACATCGTGCAATTCCAGGCAGACCTGTGCCTGAAGGCCGACCGCGATGCCTTGATCGATCACCTGCAGCGCAACTACGACGGCCTGCGTGCCATCATCCACAATGCCTCGCTCTGGCTCGACGATGACCTGGACAACCTGCAGACCATGTACCGCCTGCATGTCGAGGCGCCCTATCACCTGAACCTGGCCTTGGGCGAGTTGCTGAACAAGGTCGAAAAGGCCGATATCATTCACATCTGCGACGAAACCTCTTCGCGTGGCAGCAAGGGCCATATCGGCTACGCCGCCACCAAGGCTGCACTGCAGAACATGGTGCTGTCATTCGCTGAAAAGTACGCGCCCAAGGTCCATGTCAACGGTATCCTGCCGGGCCTCTTGATCCTGAAGGAAGGTGGTGACGAGGCCTATCGGCAGCAGACCCTGAAAAAGGCCCTGCTGGAATTCGAGCCTGGCGCCGGGCCATTGATCGAGACGGTCAAATACCTGCTCGCCAGCCAGTACAGCACGGGTAGCCAAGTGGTCATCAACGGTGGCCGCCACCTGAAGAACCGCATGATCTGA
- a CDS encoding alpha/beta hydrolase family protein: MSSLTQPATAFRQAAADGYSLGGFCWRHAQPDSQRPLVIINAATSVRCRYYSRFASYLFAHGCDVLTYDYRGIGESRPHALRGFQASWSDWGRLDFEAMLAHAATQFPGQPVSVVGHSFGGCAVGLAPSAGQVRRVVMVGAQFAYWRDYAPEQRWRLLGKWHVAMPLLTRLFGYFPGKRLGWMEDTPTGVVKDWTARTERYEHRPSGRYLPEMPFAQVRAATLAISLTDDPFGTVAATERLLSYLQGAERWHLRIAPVDISVEQIGHFAFFHDRFRANLWPIALQWVKCGSLPANGPGQLIR; the protein is encoded by the coding sequence ATGAGCAGCCTCACCCAACCTGCTACCGCATTTCGCCAGGCCGCAGCCGACGGCTACAGTCTGGGCGGCTTCTGCTGGCGACACGCCCAGCCCGACAGCCAGCGACCTCTGGTGATCATCAATGCGGCCACTTCGGTTCGCTGCCGCTATTACTCGCGCTTCGCCAGCTACCTGTTCGCTCACGGCTGCGATGTACTGACCTACGACTACCGCGGCATCGGCGAGTCTCGCCCGCACGCATTGCGCGGCTTCCAGGCTTCGTGGAGCGATTGGGGGCGGCTGGACTTCGAAGCCATGTTGGCCCACGCTGCCACGCAGTTTCCTGGCCAGCCAGTGAGTGTGGTGGGCCATAGCTTCGGCGGTTGCGCCGTGGGCCTGGCCCCGTCGGCAGGGCAGGTGCGGCGGGTGGTGATGGTAGGGGCGCAGTTTGCCTATTGGCGCGACTATGCACCTGAGCAACGCTGGCGGCTGCTCGGCAAATGGCATGTAGCGATGCCGTTACTCACCCGTCTGTTCGGTTACTTTCCTGGCAAGCGCCTGGGCTGGATGGAGGATACCCCCACTGGGGTGGTCAAGGACTGGACGGCCCGCACCGAGCGCTATGAGCATCGGCCCAGCGGCCGCTACCTGCCAGAAATGCCATTTGCTCAAGTACGCGCAGCGACGTTGGCGATCAGCCTGACCGATGACCCGTTCGGCACCGTAGCGGCTACAGAGCGGCTGCTGAGTTACCTGCAGGGCGCCGAGCGTTGGCACCTGCGCATAGCCCCTGTGGATATCTCGGTCGAGCAGATCGGCCACTTCGCGTTTTTCCACGACAGGTTTCGCGCCAACTTGTGGCCGATTGCCCTGCAATGGGTCAAGTGCGGCAGTTTGCCTGCCAATGGGCCAGGGCAGCTGATCCGCTGA
- a CDS encoding alpha/beta fold hydrolase has translation MPIAEIPLRVWRTRGQSFSFRGHSIRYWSAGQGEPLLLLHGFPTASWDWHYLWAPLAQRFRVIACDMLGFGDSAKPHKHRYSLMEQADLQQALLAHLHVDQPVHLLAHDYGGSVGQELLARHHERRAEIASCVFLNSGLFPESCQILRVQKLLLSRLGWLVGRSFGRDGLVRTLSQIYGPRTHPSESALDDYWSLITANAGTRILHRLIAYVPERRLHRERWVGALQHGAVPLRFINGVVDPVSGAHMLERYQQMVPNPDTVELQGIGHYPHTEAPVQVLRHYLSFREQPLSFVPQKVAWS, from the coding sequence ATGCCTATCGCCGAGATTCCTCTGCGCGTATGGCGTACCCGCGGTCAGAGCTTTTCATTCCGTGGCCACAGCATTCGTTACTGGAGCGCAGGGCAAGGAGAACCCCTGCTGTTGTTACATGGTTTTCCCACCGCGAGTTGGGACTGGCATTACCTGTGGGCGCCGTTGGCGCAACGCTTTCGGGTAATTGCCTGCGACATGCTCGGTTTTGGCGATTCTGCAAAGCCGCACAAGCACCGCTACAGCCTGATGGAACAAGCGGACCTGCAACAGGCGCTGTTGGCGCATCTGCACGTCGATCAACCGGTGCACCTGTTGGCCCACGATTATGGTGGCAGCGTCGGCCAAGAATTACTTGCCCGGCATCACGAACGGCGAGCGGAAATTGCCAGCTGTGTGTTTCTCAACAGCGGGCTGTTTCCGGAGAGTTGCCAGATTCTGCGCGTTCAAAAGCTACTGCTCAGCCGGCTCGGTTGGCTAGTCGGGCGATCGTTCGGCCGCGATGGCCTGGTGCGCACGCTCAGCCAGATTTACGGCCCACGCACCCATCCCAGCGAAAGTGCGCTGGATGACTACTGGAGCCTGATCACAGCCAACGCAGGCACGCGTATCCTGCACAGGCTCATCGCTTACGTGCCCGAGCGCAGGCTGCACCGTGAGCGCTGGGTTGGCGCGTTGCAGCATGGGGCCGTGCCGCTGCGTTTCATAAACGGCGTGGTTGACCCGGTTTCGGGGGCCCACATGCTCGAGCGCTATCAGCAAATGGTGCCGAACCCCGACACCGTGGAGTTGCAGGGTATTGGCCATTACCCGCACACCGAGGCACCAGTGCAGGTACTGCGCCATTATCTGTCGTTTCGCGAACAGCCCTTGAGCTTCGTACCGCAGAAAGTTGCCTGGTCCTGA
- a CDS encoding flavodoxin produces MKVAIISGSVYGTAEEVARHAEGLLKAQGFEAWHAARATAQDLEGFAPAALLAVTSTTGMGELPDNLMPLYSSLRDTLPAALRGLPGAVIGLGDSSYGDTYCGGGEQLRELFAELGVREVLPMLTLDASETVTPEADAEPWLAQFAQALKA; encoded by the coding sequence ATGAAAGTCGCCATTATCTCAGGTTCGGTGTATGGCACCGCCGAAGAAGTCGCCCGACATGCCGAGGGCTTGCTCAAGGCTCAAGGCTTCGAAGCCTGGCACGCCGCCCGCGCCACTGCTCAGGACCTTGAAGGTTTTGCCCCTGCCGCATTGCTCGCGGTTACGTCCACCACCGGCATGGGCGAGTTGCCTGATAACCTGATGCCCCTTTACAGCAGCCTTCGCGATACCCTGCCAGCGGCCTTGCGCGGTTTGCCAGGCGCGGTCATTGGCTTGGGGGACTCAAGCTATGGCGATACCTACTGCGGCGGCGGCGAGCAGCTACGTGAACTGTTCGCCGAGCTGGGTGTGCGTGAAGTGCTGCCGATGCTCACCCTCGATGCCAGCGAAACCGTGACGCCCGAGGCGGATGCTGAACCGTGGTTGGCGCAGTTCGCTCAAGCGTTGAAGGCCTGA
- the fabV gene encoding enoyl-ACP reductase FabV, whose protein sequence is MAIIHPKVRGFICTTTHPKGCELNVRDQIEATRKLGVREDGPKKVLVIGASSGYGLAARITAAFGFKADTLGVFFEKPGTETKAGTAGWYNAAAFDKFAKAEGLYSKSINGDAFSDEARAKVIELIKNEMGGKVDLVIYSLASPVRKLPTTGEVVRSALKPIGQPYKSTAIDTNKDTIIEASIEPATEQEIADTVTVMGGQDWQLWIDALAGADVLAEGVRTVAFSYIGTEITWPIYWHGALGRAKQDLDETALRLDQKLAAEVKGGANVAVLKSVVTQASSAIPVMPLYLSMVFKIMQEKGVHEGTQDQLDRMFRDRLYRADGAPAEVDEKARLRLDDWELRDDVQDACKAMWPQVTTENLFELTDYAGYKKQFLNLFGFERADVNYDEDVATDVKFDCIEL, encoded by the coding sequence TTGGCCATCATTCATCCTAAGGTTCGCGGTTTCATCTGCACCACGACTCACCCGAAGGGCTGCGAGCTCAACGTCCGTGACCAGATCGAAGCCACCCGCAAGCTGGGCGTGCGCGAGGATGGCCCGAAGAAGGTCCTGGTCATCGGTGCTTCCAGCGGCTACGGTCTGGCGGCTCGCATTACCGCAGCCTTCGGCTTCAAGGCCGACACCCTGGGCGTGTTCTTCGAAAAGCCCGGTACCGAAACCAAGGCCGGTACTGCCGGCTGGTATAACGCTGCTGCCTTCGACAAGTTCGCCAAGGCCGAGGGCCTGTACAGCAAGTCGATCAACGGCGACGCCTTCTCCGACGAAGCCCGCGCCAAGGTCATCGAGCTGATCAAGAACGAAATGGGCGGCAAGGTCGACCTGGTCATCTATTCGCTGGCCTCGCCTGTGCGCAAGCTACCGACGACCGGCGAAGTGGTGCGCTCGGCGTTGAAGCCAATCGGCCAACCGTACAAGTCGACTGCAATCGACACCAACAAGGATACGATCATCGAGGCCAGCATCGAGCCGGCCACTGAGCAGGAAATTGCCGATACCGTCACCGTGATGGGTGGCCAGGACTGGCAGCTGTGGATCGACGCTCTGGCGGGCGCGGACGTACTGGCCGAAGGCGTGCGCACCGTAGCCTTCAGCTACATCGGCACCGAAATCACCTGGCCAATCTACTGGCACGGTGCCCTGGGCCGGGCCAAACAGGACCTGGACGAAACCGCACTGCGTCTGGACCAGAAGCTGGCCGCTGAAGTGAAAGGCGGCGCCAACGTGGCGGTGCTCAAATCGGTGGTCACCCAGGCCAGCTCGGCCATTCCGGTGATGCCGCTGTACCTGTCGATGGTGTTCAAAATCATGCAGGAAAAGGGTGTTCACGAAGGCACCCAGGACCAACTGGACCGCATGTTCCGTGACCGCCTGTATCGTGCTGACGGCGCACCGGCCGAGGTCGATGAAAAGGCCCGCCTGCGCCTGGACGACTGGGAGCTGCGTGACGACGTGCAGGACGCCTGCAAGGCGATGTGGCCGCAAGTGACCACCGAAAACCTGTTCGAGCTGACCGACTACGCCGGTTACAAGAAACAGTTCCTGAACCTGTTCGGCTTCGAGCGCGCTGACGTCAACTACGACGAAGATGTGGCTACCGATGTGAAGTTCGACTGCATCGAGCTGTAA
- a CDS encoding LrgB family protein: MSLEPMPLFWLALTLAAYLLSRWLYRRTGRYLMSPLILVPALLLAVAVPLHTAYAEYSRNTHWLMSVLGPVTVAFAVPIWQQRAMLARHWPALLVGMVAGSAASIASSWGLAHALALDDAISLSLVPRSITTPFAMPLAHDLGGVPELTAVFVMFTGVLGAMFGGVLLRWLPLRTPLARGALFGVGAHGAGVSRAREVGGEEGSVAGLVMVLTGLLNLFAAPLLVMLL; the protein is encoded by the coding sequence ATGAGCCTTGAACCGATGCCGCTGTTCTGGCTGGCCTTGACCTTGGCGGCGTATCTGCTCAGCCGCTGGCTGTACCGGCGTACCGGGCGCTACCTGATGTCGCCGCTGATTCTGGTCCCGGCGTTGTTGCTGGCCGTTGCCGTGCCGCTGCACACGGCCTACGCCGAGTATTCGCGCAACACCCATTGGCTGATGAGCGTGCTGGGCCCGGTGACGGTCGCCTTCGCTGTACCGATCTGGCAGCAACGGGCGATGCTGGCACGGCACTGGCCTGCATTGCTGGTAGGGATGGTGGCGGGAAGTGCGGCATCGATCGCAAGCTCCTGGGGGCTGGCACACGCATTGGCATTGGATGACGCCATCAGTCTGTCGCTGGTGCCGCGCTCGATCACTACCCCTTTCGCCATGCCCCTGGCCCATGACCTGGGTGGCGTGCCGGAACTGACGGCAGTGTTCGTGATGTTCACCGGCGTACTGGGGGCCATGTTCGGTGGCGTTCTGCTGCGTTGGCTGCCGCTACGTACTCCTTTGGCGCGCGGTGCGCTATTCGGGGTGGGGGCGCACGGCGCCGGGGTCAGCCGCGCCAGGGAGGTGGGCGGCGAAGAAGGTTCTGTGGCCGGGCTGGTGATGGTGCTGACCGGGTTGCTCAATCTATTTGCCGCGCCATTGCTGGTGATGCTGCTATGA
- a CDS encoding LysR family transcriptional regulator yields MEFKQLRSFIEVVHCGGFTQAAKTLHISQSAVSKQVAQLEQDVGQPLLERQASQLHLTAAGRIVLERGEALLRQRQALLNELDDLGQMGRGELRLGLPMLGSDTLFAGLFAEYRRRYPNITIQLLEGGSRNIEQAVANGELELGGSLTPSDPAFEYQPFCNEPLDAMLAAGHELAGLQQVRLKQLAQTPFLLYQRSFVLNDRLLKACQQQGFTPIEGGRSGQADFLVALVAAGQGVVLLPRVVAKTLERPGVVRLALTAPAQLRWDIAFIWRRGAYLSRAAQAWLALLREQPPQAFNA; encoded by the coding sequence ATGGAATTCAAACAGCTGCGCAGCTTCATCGAGGTGGTTCATTGCGGGGGTTTTACCCAAGCCGCGAAAACCTTGCATATCAGCCAGTCAGCCGTAAGCAAGCAGGTCGCTCAGCTGGAGCAAGATGTGGGCCAGCCGCTGCTTGAGCGTCAGGCTTCTCAACTGCATCTGACGGCTGCCGGACGTATCGTGCTGGAGCGTGGCGAAGCGCTGCTGCGCCAGCGCCAGGCACTGCTCAACGAGTTGGACGATCTAGGTCAGATGGGGCGTGGCGAGCTTCGCCTGGGTTTGCCGATGCTAGGCAGCGATACATTGTTCGCCGGATTGTTCGCCGAATACCGCAGGCGTTACCCCAACATCACCATCCAACTGCTCGAAGGTGGCAGCCGAAACATCGAACAGGCGGTGGCAAACGGCGAACTGGAGCTGGGCGGCAGCCTGACGCCAAGCGACCCGGCCTTCGAGTATCAACCGTTCTGCAATGAACCGCTGGACGCGATGCTTGCGGCGGGTCATGAGTTGGCCGGGCTGCAACAGGTCCGCCTGAAACAGCTGGCACAGACCCCTTTCCTGCTGTACCAACGCAGTTTCGTGCTCAATGACCGGTTGCTCAAGGCATGCCAGCAGCAGGGCTTCACCCCGATAGAAGGTGGCCGCAGCGGCCAGGCGGACTTCCTGGTAGCGCTGGTAGCGGCTGGCCAGGGCGTGGTGCTGCTGCCCAGAGTAGTGGCAAAAACGCTGGAACGCCCCGGCGTGGTGCGCCTGGCGCTGACAGCTCCAGCGCAGCTGCGCTGGGACATCGCCTTCATCTGGCGGCGTGGCGCCTACCTCTCACGTGCCGCGCAGGCCTGGCTGGCCTTGTTGCGCGAGCAGCCGCCTCAGGCCTTCAACGCTTGA